From Falco cherrug isolate bFalChe1 chromosome 4, bFalChe1.pri, whole genome shotgun sequence, one genomic window encodes:
- the LOC102046349 gene encoding excitatory amino acid transporter 5-like isoform X1 has product MWERVRRALLNSLSTTFRHIWKWVRAFWHKNGLLTLSMLSVATGCLLGFLLRVLELTELEKQYFSFPGELLMRMLKMLILPLITSSLMSGLASMDSKACGKMGVITITYYLWTTFMAVTVGIILVVSIHPGAAAQKDNYSVGKVVLSSADALLDLIRNMFPSNLVEASFQQYRTVLVPVVKSPVLPKIPAKSLSFIYFAPDDQNPEIHRPVFLELTPPPEMTYRTLPGTNNEMNVLGIVIFSATIGLLLGKMGERGTPLVNVCQCLNEAVMKIVSMAVWYFPFGIVFLIAGKILEMEDPSVIGQKLGLYTITVVSGLFIHGAVLLPLLFTLITKKNPFAFIQGILQALLIALATSSSSATLPITLKCLLENNRIDRRVARFVLPVGATINMDGTALYEAVAAIFIAQVNEYDLDLGQIITISITATAASIGAAGIPQSGLVTMVIVLTSVGLPTDDITLIIAVDWALDRFRTMTNVLGDALAAGIIAHICEKDFAPKTPTQDTVSKTDKSPSAESSHLHPKDNVIEMIEESLFDQTGAQYNICQV; this is encoded by the exons ATGTGGGAGCGGGTCAGGAGAGCTCTGCTGAATTCGCTGTCCACCACCTTCCGGCACATCTGGAAGTGGGTACGGGCTTTCTGGCATAAAAATGGCCTCTTGACCCTGTCGATGCTGTCGGTTGCCACCGGGTGCCTGCTGGGGTTCCTGCTGCGGGTGCTGGAGCTGACGGAGCTG GAGAAGCAGTActtttccttccctggagaACTCCTCATGAGGATGCTGAAGATGCTGATCCTGCCCTTGATCACCTCCAG CCTCATGTCCGGGCTGGCCAGCATGGACTCCAAGGCCTGCGGGAAGATGGGGGTGATCACCATCACCTACTACCTTTGGACCACCTTCATGGCAGTGACCGTTGGGATCATCCTCGTGGTCAGCATCCACCCCGGCGCAGCTGCCCAGAAGGACAACTACTCCGTGGGGAAAGTGGTGCTCAGCTCCGCCGACGCGTTACTGGATTTGATCAG GAACATGTTTCCTTCTAACCTGGTTGAAGCTTCATTCCAGCAG TACCGAACCGTTCTTGTCCCGGTGGTGAAGTCTCCCGTCTTGCCAAAGATCCCAGCGAAATCGCtcagttttatttactttgcaCCCGACGACCAAAACCCTGAAATTCATCGGCCTGTGTTCCTCGAGCTGACGCCGCCACCCGAGATGACCTACAGGACTCTGCCGGGGACCAACAACGAGATGAACGTCTTGGGAATCGTCATCTTCTCAGCAACGATAG GACTTCTCCTGGGAAAAATGGGTGAGCGAGGAACCCCGCTGGTTAACGTGTGCCAGTGCCTGAATGAAGCCGTTATGAAAATTGTCTCAATGGCAGTTTG GTACTTCCCCTTTGGCATCGTATTTCTCATCGCTGGCAAGATCCTGGAGATGGAAGATCCATCGGTTATTGGGCAGAAGCTGGGATTATACACTATTACAGTAGTGTCAGGGCTCTTCATCCACGGAGCCGTTCTCTTACCTCTGCTTTTTACCCTCATCACCAAGAAAAACCCCTTTGCTTTCATTCAGGGGATACTGCAAGCCTTGTTGATCGCCTTAGCTACATCTTCCAG CTCCGCAACCTTGCCCATCACCCTGAAGTGTCTCCTGGAAAACAACAGGATCGACAGGCGCGTGGCACGCTTCGTCCTCCCCGTGGGTGCCACCATCAACATGGACGGCACTGCGCTGTACGAGGCGGTTGCTGCCATCTTTATCGCCCAGGTCAACGAATATGACTTGGATTTGGGACAAATTATAACGATAAG TATAACGGCAACAGCAGCAAGCATAGGGGCGGCCGGCATCCCCCAGTCCGGACTCGTGACGATGGTCATCGTGCTCACTTCTGTGGGGCTGCCGACTGATGACATCACCCTCATCATCGCAGTGGACTGGGCGCT GGATCGATTCCGAACTATGACCAACGTCCTCGGTGatgctctggctgctggcatCATAGCACACATCTGCGAGAAAGACTTTGCACCGAAGACCCCCACG cagGATACAGTAAGCAAGACGGACAAGTCTCCTTCGGCAGAGAGCTCCCATCTGCATCCCAAAGACAATGTGATCGAGATGATCGAAGAAAGTTTGTTTGATCAGACAGGAGCTCAGTACAACATCTGTCAGGTGTAG
- the LOC102046349 gene encoding excitatory amino acid transporter 5-like isoform X2: protein MWLAERLGAPRGHLPLRNLGDKCIGENEEKQYFSFPGELLMRMLKMLILPLITSSLMSGLASMDSKACGKMGVITITYYLWTTFMAVTVGIILVVSIHPGAAAQKDNYSVGKVVLSSADALLDLIRNMFPSNLVEASFQQYRTVLVPVVKSPVLPKIPAKSLSFIYFAPDDQNPEIHRPVFLELTPPPEMTYRTLPGTNNEMNVLGIVIFSATIGLLLGKMGERGTPLVNVCQCLNEAVMKIVSMAVWYFPFGIVFLIAGKILEMEDPSVIGQKLGLYTITVVSGLFIHGAVLLPLLFTLITKKNPFAFIQGILQALLIALATSSSSATLPITLKCLLENNRIDRRVARFVLPVGATINMDGTALYEAVAAIFIAQVNEYDLDLGQIITISITATAASIGAAGIPQSGLVTMVIVLTSVGLPTDDITLIIAVDWALDRFRTMTNVLGDALAAGIIAHICEKDFAPKTPTQDTVSKTDKSPSAESSHLHPKDNVIEMIEESLFDQTGAQYNICQV from the exons ATGTGGCTGGCAGAGAGGCTGGGGGCTCCAAGGGGTCACCTTCCTCTGAGGAACCTTGGAGACAAATGCATTGGAGAAAATGAG GAGAAGCAGTActtttccttccctggagaACTCCTCATGAGGATGCTGAAGATGCTGATCCTGCCCTTGATCACCTCCAG CCTCATGTCCGGGCTGGCCAGCATGGACTCCAAGGCCTGCGGGAAGATGGGGGTGATCACCATCACCTACTACCTTTGGACCACCTTCATGGCAGTGACCGTTGGGATCATCCTCGTGGTCAGCATCCACCCCGGCGCAGCTGCCCAGAAGGACAACTACTCCGTGGGGAAAGTGGTGCTCAGCTCCGCCGACGCGTTACTGGATTTGATCAG GAACATGTTTCCTTCTAACCTGGTTGAAGCTTCATTCCAGCAG TACCGAACCGTTCTTGTCCCGGTGGTGAAGTCTCCCGTCTTGCCAAAGATCCCAGCGAAATCGCtcagttttatttactttgcaCCCGACGACCAAAACCCTGAAATTCATCGGCCTGTGTTCCTCGAGCTGACGCCGCCACCCGAGATGACCTACAGGACTCTGCCGGGGACCAACAACGAGATGAACGTCTTGGGAATCGTCATCTTCTCAGCAACGATAG GACTTCTCCTGGGAAAAATGGGTGAGCGAGGAACCCCGCTGGTTAACGTGTGCCAGTGCCTGAATGAAGCCGTTATGAAAATTGTCTCAATGGCAGTTTG GTACTTCCCCTTTGGCATCGTATTTCTCATCGCTGGCAAGATCCTGGAGATGGAAGATCCATCGGTTATTGGGCAGAAGCTGGGATTATACACTATTACAGTAGTGTCAGGGCTCTTCATCCACGGAGCCGTTCTCTTACCTCTGCTTTTTACCCTCATCACCAAGAAAAACCCCTTTGCTTTCATTCAGGGGATACTGCAAGCCTTGTTGATCGCCTTAGCTACATCTTCCAG CTCCGCAACCTTGCCCATCACCCTGAAGTGTCTCCTGGAAAACAACAGGATCGACAGGCGCGTGGCACGCTTCGTCCTCCCCGTGGGTGCCACCATCAACATGGACGGCACTGCGCTGTACGAGGCGGTTGCTGCCATCTTTATCGCCCAGGTCAACGAATATGACTTGGATTTGGGACAAATTATAACGATAAG TATAACGGCAACAGCAGCAAGCATAGGGGCGGCCGGCATCCCCCAGTCCGGACTCGTGACGATGGTCATCGTGCTCACTTCTGTGGGGCTGCCGACTGATGACATCACCCTCATCATCGCAGTGGACTGGGCGCT GGATCGATTCCGAACTATGACCAACGTCCTCGGTGatgctctggctgctggcatCATAGCACACATCTGCGAGAAAGACTTTGCACCGAAGACCCCCACG cagGATACAGTAAGCAAGACGGACAAGTCTCCTTCGGCAGAGAGCTCCCATCTGCATCCCAAAGACAATGTGATCGAGATGATCGAAGAAAGTTTGTTTGATCAGACAGGAGCTCAGTACAACATCTGTCAGGTGTAG